From a single Oreochromis niloticus isolate F11D_XX linkage group LG3, O_niloticus_UMD_NMBU, whole genome shotgun sequence genomic region:
- the LOC100694278 gene encoding ladderlectin-like isoform X1, with protein MKLLTVSALLCIVMVVTIGAGEHLVYKKHWYLGWSRYGNRYFRYFPFRYTWAEAQRYCQLKKANLASVRSLGEYRKIQRVIYRSTHSYPVTWIGGSDAQQERYWFWIDGTPFTYTYWCRGEPNNVWHREHCMHMNWTGRKCMNDKPCNYRYPFVCVRKRR; from the exons ATGAAGCTGCTGACCGTGTCTGCACTTCTTTGTATAGTGATGGTTGTGACCATTGGTGCTG GAGAGCATCTTGTATACAAGAAGCACTGGTATTTGGGTTGGAGTAGATATGGAAACCGATACTTCCGCTACTTTCCCTTTCGCTATACTTGGGCGGAAGCTCAG AGATACTGTCAGTTAAAGAAGGCAAACCTGGCATCTGTACGCAGCCTTGGAGAGTACCGCAAGATTCAGAGGGTCATATATCGTTCCACTCACAGTTACCCAGTTACATGGATTGGAGGCTCTGATGCTCAACAG GAGCGTTATTGGTTTTGGATTGATGGAACTCCTTTTACATACACATACTGGTGTCGTGGAGAGCCGAACAATGTTTGGCACAGAGAGCACTGCATGCACATGAACTGGACAG GACGGAAGTGTATGAATGACAAACCCTGTAACTACCGATACCCATTTGTCTGCGTCAGGAAAAGAAGATAA
- the LOC100694278 gene encoding ladderlectin-like isoform X2 → MKLLTVSALLCIVMVVTIGAEHLVYKKHWYLGWSRYGNRYFRYFPFRYTWAEAQRYCQLKKANLASVRSLGEYRKIQRVIYRSTHSYPVTWIGGSDAQQERYWFWIDGTPFTYTYWCRGEPNNVWHREHCMHMNWTGRKCMNDKPCNYRYPFVCVRKRR, encoded by the exons ATGAAGCTGCTGACCGTGTCTGCACTTCTTTGTATAGTGATGGTTGTGACCATTGGTGCTG AGCATCTTGTATACAAGAAGCACTGGTATTTGGGTTGGAGTAGATATGGAAACCGATACTTCCGCTACTTTCCCTTTCGCTATACTTGGGCGGAAGCTCAG AGATACTGTCAGTTAAAGAAGGCAAACCTGGCATCTGTACGCAGCCTTGGAGAGTACCGCAAGATTCAGAGGGTCATATATCGTTCCACTCACAGTTACCCAGTTACATGGATTGGAGGCTCTGATGCTCAACAG GAGCGTTATTGGTTTTGGATTGATGGAACTCCTTTTACATACACATACTGGTGTCGTGGAGAGCCGAACAATGTTTGGCACAGAGAGCACTGCATGCACATGAACTGGACAG GACGGAAGTGTATGAATGACAAACCCTGTAACTACCGATACCCATTTGTCTGCGTCAGGAAAAGAAGATAA